The proteins below are encoded in one region of Colletotrichum lupini chromosome 5, complete sequence:
- a CDS encoding oxalate decarboxylase, with product MRLLQISVTGLIGLVAITSASPQVAKRDAQFNIGQPIDASGKGAPILGGTNNAIDRENPDNLGRQSTDSGVVPNLKWRFSDSKTRIFNGGWVREQVIQDLPQSHDIAAAQQHIKRGAVRELHWHKVAEWGFVYSGSIIIGAVGEDGKSQVEQLNYGDIWYFPKGAAHYVQGVAEESEFLLAFDEADFDKIGTTFNIVDWLAHTPRDILARNFGVNASVFDKLPATNPYILNGTVATTNVTVPPGQYLSGNSSFVYRTFEHPPENVPGNGGEFRKIDSTNFPIAKTIAATFVTLKPGGLRELHWHPNAEEWLYFHKGKGKATVFIGSAASRTFDLEAGDTAAFPDNSGHYIENTSDTEDLVWIELYKSDRVVDISLTQWLALTPPEVVAQTLKVPLEFVKSLKQEKQILI from the exons ATGCGACTACTTCAAATCTCCGTGACAGGACTCATTGGCCTCGTGGCCATCACAAGTGCCTCGCCCCAAGTGGCGAAGAGAGACGCTCAATTCAATATTGGACAGCCCATCGATGCCAGTGGCAAAGGTGCCCCGATCCTGG GCGGCACCAACAATGCAATTGACAGAGAGAATCCGGATAATCTCGGCCGGCAGTCCACTGACAGCGGCGTGGTGCCGAACCTGAAATGGAGATTCTCTGATTCCAAGACCCGTATCTTCAACGGAGGCTGGGTCCGCGAGCAGGTCATTCAGGACTTGCCTCAGAGTCACGATATTGCAGCCGCCCAGCAGCATATCAAGCGTGGAGCAGTAAGAGAGCTGCATTGGCATAAGGTTGCGGAGTGGGGGTTTGTGTACTCTGGCTCGATTATCATCGGAGCCGTCGGCGAAGACGGAAAAAGCCAAGTTGAACAACTCAACTATGGAGATATTTG GTATTTCCCCAAGGGTGCTGCTCACTATGTCCAAGGAGTTGCTGAAGAGTCCGAGTTTCTCTTGGCCTTTGACGAAGCCGACTTTGATAAGATTGG AACCACTTTCAACATTGTCGACTGGCTGGCCCACACCCCAAGAGACATCTTGGCCAGGAACTTTGGCGTCAATGCTTCCGTCTTTGACAAGCTACCCGCCACGAACCCGTACATCCTGAACGGAACGGTGGCAACCACGAACGTGACGGTTCCCCCGGGGCAGTACCTCTCCGGCAACAGTTCCTTCGTCTACCGCACTTTCGAGCACCCACCTGAGAATGTTCCCGGCAACGGCGGCGAGTTCAGAAAGATTGACTCGACCAACTTCCCCATTGCCAAGACCATTGCTGCCACGTTCGTCACCCTGAAGCCTGGCGGGCTGAGGGAGCTCCATTGGCACCCCAACGCCGAAGAATGGCTCTACTTCCACAAGGGCAAGGGCAAGGCGACTGTGTTTATCGGAAGTGCAGCGTCGAGAACCTTTGACTTGGAAGCGGGTGACACAGCGGCTTTCCCGGACAACAGCGG ACACTACATCGAGAACACCTCTGACACGGAAGACTTGGTATGGATTGAGCTGTACAAGTCTGACAGAGTCGTGGATATTTCTTTGACCCAGTGGCTCGCTCTCACACCGCCTGAAGTAGTCGCGCAGACTCTAAAAGTGCCGCTGGAATTCGTCAAGAGCCTCAAGCAGGAGAAGCAAATCCTCATCTGA
- a CDS encoding cytochrome P450 has protein sequence MGLGGCLLVSETQDPKPELRPLPAPWGFPDGTPDPIDVSGPSFVSSMADVHQTPPPDLIYKVLRLSNQPGASTGLGPLLPLTSLYPTGDKLLSSPGFTWVILVPPAFGTNMVSSVFVLVGAVVAYGVYAYVSGLQRNIAEAKKVGLPYIVTPASPFSIIWQLTHKFWIPIIKCFPKSWWENWLELLIPNWSYNLLHKPFERIGETFMIVSAFQILVLTDSAEAIHQITQQREKFPKLVETYAILKQFGDNVLTTEGAVWRMHRKVTSATFNEKNASLVFAESIKQAQSMTRKWLGPAGEKSKETIQTLDHDTMRLALNIISYVGFGMRLLWPGQSLPDGADPKLTKYSSLEAAPGHTMSFADAIAEMLEHILVLLLVPHKILKLLPFKYTKQAVDSHDNYVQYIDELMQDKIEDLQNGDHGDAGMDLMGQLVRSKYGDGADANGAINGTLSKGKESKIPQLSRSEISGNAFIMLVAGHETTANAMHFGLIEIACNPAVQRQLQKDIDGIFGDNDPSTWNYENTVNPMLASMLGACMNETLRMTPAVVEIPKKVSPEGDGIITLDGEKYVLPKGADISIVGVAAHRNPRNWPSKPSKISGADHDLDDYAPERWYRASSKTAADAKTGGEAEEDYGGYRGSDTSEKMFRPVRGSYVPFSDGPRSCLGRRIAQVEIIAALSVVFQRHSLELAVDEWASDAEVEAMGPEERRTLYKKAQDKCRETVKKASTMLTLKLPQGMTVPIRIVPRGQERFVDIVDSA, from the exons ATGGGGTTAGGGGGGTGTTTGCTAGTTTCGGAGACGCAAGACCCGAAACCAGAGCTTCGACCCCTACCTGCACCTTGGGGCTTCCCAGATGGGACCCCCGACCCCATCGACGTTTCCGGTCCTTCTTTTGTTTCTTCCATGGCAGATGT GCATCAAACTCCTCCCCCGGATTTGATATACAAGGTCTTGAGATTATCAAACCAACCCGGGGCTTCGACTGGTCTCGGACCCCTCCTCCCATTGACCTCATTGTATCCAACGGGCGATAAGCTATTGTCATCACCAGGCTTCACTTGGGTTATCCTCGTGCCGCC AGCATTTGGCACCAACATGGTATCGTCAGTCTTTGTGCTCGTTGGAGCTGTGGTCGCCTATGGCGTATATGCCTACGTCTCCGGCCTGCAACGCAATATAGCAGAAGCAAAGAAAGTTGGCTTGCCATATATCGTCACCC CCGCATCGCCCTTTTCAATAATATGGCAGCTCACCCACAAGTTCTGGATACCCATCATCAAGTGTTTTCCGAAATCGTGGTGGGAAAACTGGCTCGA ACTCCTCATACCGAATTGGTCCTATAATCTACTTCACAAGCCTTTTGAACGCATTGGCGAGACCTTTATGATCGTGTCGGCCTTTCAGATCCTCGTCCTGACCGACAGCGCCGAAGCCATCCACCAGATCACACAGCAACGCGAAAAGTTCCCAAAGCTTGTTGAGACGTACGCCATCTTGAAGCAGTTTGGCGACAATGTCCTGACCACCGAGGGTGCGGTCTGGCGCATGCACCGCAAGGTCACATCCGCGACCTTTAACGAGAAGAACGCCTCTCTCGTCTTTGCCGAATCGATCAAGCAGGCGCAGAGCATGACGCGCAAGTGGCTAGGCCCAGCGGGGGAAAAGAGCAAGGAGACTATTCAGACGCTGGATCACGATACGATGCGGCTCGCTCTCAACATTATCAGCTACGTGGGATTCGGAATGCGCCTGCTCTGGCCGGGACAGTCACTGCCCGATGGAGCAGACCCGAAGCTTACAAAATACAGCTCGCTCGAGGCGGCCCCGGGACACACGATGAGCTTTGCCGATGCCATTGCCGAGATGCTGGAACATATCTTGGTTCTGTTACTGGTACCGCACAAGATTTTGAAGCTGCTGCCTTTCAAGTACACAAAACAGGCCGTTGACTCGCACGACAACTATGTTCAGTACATCGACGAGCTGATGCAGGACAAGATTGAGGATCTGCAGAACGGCGACCACGGCGACGCCGGCATGGACCTCATGGGCCAGCTTGTGAGATCAAAATACGGGGACGGAGCGGATGCCAATGGGGCTATTAACGGAACGCTATCAAAGGGAAAGGAGTCCAAGATCCCTCAGCTGTCCAGATCGGAAATCTCGGGCAACGCCTTCATCATGTTAGTTGCGGGACACGAGACGACGGCGAACGCGATGCACTTTGGTCTGATTGAGATTGCCTGCAACCCGGCTGTGCAACGCCAGCTCCAGAAGGATATAGACGGCATCTTTGGCGATAACGATCCGAGCACGTGGAACTACGAGAACACGGTCAACCCGATGTTGGCGTCCATGCTGGGCGCCTGCATGAACGAGACGCTGCGGATGACGCCGGCGGTGGTGGAGATCCCCAAGAAGGTCAGCCCGGAAGGCGATGGCATCATTACGCTGGACGGAGAGAAGTACGTGTTGCCAAAGGGGGCAGATATCTCCATCGTGGGCGTGGCGGCGCACCGGAACCCGCGTAATTGGCCGTCGAAACCGAGCAAGATTTCGGGGGCGGATCACGACCTGGATGACTACGCACCGGAGCGGTGGTACAGGGCCAGCTCGAAGACGGCGGCAGATGCCAAGACCGGCGgcgaggcggaggaggacTACGGCGGGTACAGGGGCTCGGACACGAGCGAGAAGATGTTCCGGCCGGTGCGGGGGTCCTACGTGCCCTTCTCGGACGGGCCGCGGTCGTGTCTGGGGCGGCGTATCGCACAGGTTGAAATTATTGCCGCCCTGTCGGTGGTATTTCAGCGGCACAGTCTTGAGCTGGCGGTGGACGAGTGGGCCTCGGATGCCGAGGTGGAGGCCATGGGTCCGGAGGAGAGGCGGACGCTGTACAAGAAGGCGCAGGATAAGTGCCGGGAGACTGTGAAGAAGGCGTCGACGATGTTGACGCTCAAGTTACCGCAGGGGATGACTGTGCCTATCCGGATTGTGCCGAGAGGACAGGAAAGGTTTGTCGATATTGTCGACTCTGCTTAG
- a CDS encoding neutral/alkaline non-lysosomal ceramidase, with the protein MPEERSAEKRPALPAASQTRSPPSSRRALVCIFGFILSFLVVYGLYTPWSSFIDTGRWFPGTFNELDIDADNDLYLVGAGRADITGPVVEINMMGYADPKQLGTGLRQRLYARAFIVGSTERRNDRFIYLVLDTQSGDTAVRYGVLHGLAELGFDYSMYGHHNLALTGTHSHSGPGAWLNYLLPQITSKGFDQQSYRAIVDGTLLAIRRAHESLEPGHLSIGSTKVTGANINRSLYSYMANPEEERAKYNVSAEDDGSVEKDLTLLKFQRASDGKSIGALTWFPTHGTSMLGNNTLISGDNKGVAAWLFEKSMRKSSDATKGFVAGFSQANVGDVSPNVLGAFCEDTGEPCDFKTSTCSDGKSQKCHARGPFFREKDEGASSCFEIGKRQYTAAKALFDDMGSKSQRVRGSWVKSFHAFHNMSEFHFELPNGTEVRTCPAALGYSFAAGTSDGPGAFDFTQHNSNSTNTNPLWKVVGGLLKAPTEDQVACHSPKPILLDVGEVFNPYQWTPNIVDIQTFRVGQLIIIVSPGEASTMAGRRWKDAVKHQAESLFAEETDAKPVVVIGGPANSYTHYITTPQEYGIQRYEGASTLYGPYTLDAYINRTLNYLPTLGASFAEGPPAHAGGPYPPDNTNRSLSFITGVVRDGTPVFRSFGDVKTDVEDKYAIGDAVRATFVGANPRNNLRLEQTYAAVERLTIDKGAIKRWDTVRTDYDWNVIFHWKRTSDILATSEVEIVWETESDAKPGTYRFRYYGDSKSLGGKITIPETIAVSVTLVLAVVIVRRNGLAAWREVHSALGVTLLPGAAHAGAVLLARSGALSGAAAAAAGYVVDALVCKEPGVVSGGEVAVRGEAWGAGLGEGCACAEQGGGDGGCCRKYAGIGEDIEQKKLIPMSCTMTSRLESIVIY; encoded by the exons ATGCCTGAAGAACGGAGCGCCGAAAAGAGACCCGCTTTGCCGGCGGCGTCTCAAACAAGGTCCCCACCGAGCTCCCGGAGAGCTCTAGTCTGCATATTCGGCTTCATTCTATCATTTCTGGTTGTTTACGGACTTTATACCCCATGGAGCAGCTTCATCGATACAGGCAGATGGTTTCCCGGGACATTCAATGAACTCGACATCGATGCAGACAATGACTTGTATCTCGTCGGTGCTGGCCGAGCCGACATTACCGGCCCGGTTGTGGAAATCAACATGATGGGTTACGCAGACCCCAAACAGCTTGGCACTGGCCTTCGACAGAGATTGTATGCCCGAGCATTCATTGTAGGAAGCACCGAACGACGCAACGACAGGTTCATCTACCTCGTGCTTGACACACAGTCGGGAGACACAGCTGTTCGTTACGGTGTACTTCACGGGCTCGCTGAGCTAGGCTTCGACTACTCCATGTATGGACATCACAACTTGGCACTGACTGGGACACACTCGCACTCTGGCCCGGGCGCCTGGCTCAACTATCTCCTACCGCAAATCACGAGCAAAGGCTTCGACCAGCAAAGTTACAGAGCCATCGTTGACGGTACCTTGTTGGCCATCCGTCGTGCACATGAGAGCCTAGAGCCGGGGCATCTCAGTATTGGCTCAACAAAGGTCACTGGCGCAAACATCAACCGCAGCCTGTACTCGTATATGGCGAATCCGGAAGAAGAACGTGCCAAATATAACGTCAGCGCTGAGGATGACGGGTCTGTTGAGAAAGACTTGACATTACTCAAGTTCCAACGAGCGTCAGACGGGAAGAGCATCGGTGCCTTGACATGGTTTCCCACCCACGGCACATCCATGCTCGGCAATAACACTCTCATTTCGGGGGACAACAAGGGAGTTGCAGCATGGCTATTTGAGAAAAGTATGCGAAAGTCGTCTGATGCGACCAAGGGATTTGTCGCTGGATTCTCCCAGGCCAATGTGGGCGATGTGAGTCCAAATGTGCTAGGCGCTTTCTGCGAGGACACCGGCGAGCCTTGCGACTTCAAGACAAGCACTTGCAGTGACGGGAAAAGCCAAAAGTGTCACGCCAGAGGACCATTCTTCCGCGAGAAGGATGAAGGTGCCTCGTCTTGCTTTGAGATCGGCAAGAGGCAGTACACAGCTGCTAAGGCGCTATTCGATGACATGGGATCCAAGTCTCAGCGAGTTCGTGGCTCGTGGGTAAAGTCTTTCCATGCCTTCCACAATATGTCAGAATTCCACTTCGAGCTTCCCAACGGAACGGAAGTGAGAACCTGCCCTGCAGCGTTGGGCTACTCATTCGCAGCTGGAACGTCTGATGGTCCTGGGGCTTTCGACTTCACCCAGCACAACTCGAACTCGACTAATACGAACCCTCTATGGAAGGTTGTTGGCGGTTTGTTGAAGGCACCAACGGAAGACCAAGTCGCCTGTCATTCCCCCAAACCCATTCTACTCGATGTTGGCGAAGTGTTTAACCCATACCAATGGACACCCAACATTGTAGACATTCAAACATTCAGAGTCGGCCAGCTGATTATCATTGTCAGCCCGGGAGAGGCGTCGACCATGGCGGGAAGACGATGGAAAGATGCAGTCAAACACCAGGCCGAGTCCTTGTTTGCTGAAGAGACTGATGCGAAGCCGGTTGTGGTGATTGGAGGACCAGCAAACAGTTACACTCATTACATTACAACACCACAGGAATACGG AATACAACGATACGAGGGTGCTTCAACTCTGTATGGTCCTTACACGCTGGATGCATACATTAACCGGACGCTCAATTATCTCCCGACGCTGGGAGCTTCGTTCGCCGAAGGACCTCCTGCTCACGCTGGAGGACCTTATCCTCCAGACAACACAAACCGCTCCCTGAGCTTCATCACTGGCGTAGTGCGAGATGGCACACCCGTTTTCCGCAGCTTCGGCGACGTCAAGACTGACGTGGAGGACAAATACGCCATCGGGGACGCCGTGAGAGCCACATTTGTCGGAGCTAATCCGCGTAACAATTTGCGCCTGGAACAGACGTACGCAGCTGTCGAGAGATTAACCATTGACAAAGGGGCCATCAAGAGATGGGACACCGTGCGGACCGATTACGATTGGAACGTGATCTTCCACTGGAAGCGGACGAGCGACATACTCGCCACGAGCGAGGTTGAGATTGTATGGGAGACGGAGAGCGATGCGAAGCCGGGGACGTACCGCTTCCGCTACTATGGGGATTCCAAATCGCTGGGCGGAAAGATCACAA TTCCAGAAACCATCGCCGTATCCGTGACACTCGTACTCGCCGTCGTCATTGTCCGTCGTAATGGGCTTGCTGCATGGCGGGAGGTCCATTCTGCCCTGGGCGTTACCCTTCTACCTGGCGCAGCCCATGCAGGAGCCGTACTTCTTGCCCGGAGCGGTGCACTGTCGGGCGCAGCGGCTGCTGCAGCCGGCTACGTCGTCGACGCTTTAGTCTGCAAAGAGCCAGGCGTAGTCTCCGGGGGAGAGGTTGCGGTTCGAGGAGAAGCCTGGGGAGCAGGCTTGGGCGAGGGTTGCGCTTGCGCAGAGCAAGGCGGCGGCGATGGCGGTTGTT GCCGCAAGTACGCGGGAATTGGAGAGGATATTGAGCAGAAAAAGCTTATACCGATGTCCTGTACCATGACTTCGAGACTCGAGAGCatcgtaatatactaa